The following are encoded in a window of uncultured Sphaerochaeta sp. genomic DNA:
- a CDS encoding polysaccharide biosynthesis C-terminal domain-containing protein, protein MTRRQKLALNTFTSLANQLIVVVCGIILPRLFIKAYGSDVNGLIASITQFVSIIAFLELGVGAVVQASLYSPLAKKDTNEISRILVSSNRFFKKIGFLLLVYSVALFLFYPLMVDSPYSFLYTGSLILIIAFSSFSQYYFGISYQLLLNADQLGFVTFITNSLTTIINTLIVVILIRFNQSIQIVKLVSALIFLSRPVVYQLVVHWRYHPDLSIQLFSEPIKQKWNGIAQHVASVVLNSTDMIVLTLFSSFSTVSVYSVHYMVVNSIRKIILSLTSGVGALFGSMLSNREMEKLGQVYDKFEWMMHTFVVLVFTITGILITPFISVYTADITDATYIYPLFAVLLTMAQALYCLRLPYNQLVLAAGHFKETQRSAIIEASLNIIISIVLVRRFGLIGVAIGTLIAMAYRTLYLVWYLSRNIIERSLRHFLLHCMVDGLSLALMVALAQGISLPNLTYFDWIVMALKVSMLCFGVSLIINFIFYPKMVLSIKHGIRR, encoded by the coding sequence ATGACAAGAAGGCAAAAATTAGCATTAAATACTTTCACTTCGCTGGCAAATCAACTTATTGTTGTTGTCTGTGGGATTATCCTGCCTCGGCTTTTCATTAAAGCGTATGGGTCAGATGTCAACGGATTAATTGCTTCTATAACTCAGTTCGTATCTATTATAGCTTTCTTAGAGCTTGGCGTCGGAGCAGTTGTGCAAGCTTCTCTCTACAGTCCCTTAGCCAAAAAAGATACAAATGAGATAAGTAGAATTCTCGTATCATCTAACAGGTTTTTCAAAAAGATTGGCTTCTTGCTTTTAGTGTACTCTGTTGCTCTTTTCCTTTTTTATCCTTTGATGGTCGATTCTCCATATTCCTTTCTCTATACTGGATCACTCATCCTGATTATCGCATTTAGTTCATTTTCCCAATATTATTTTGGTATTTCCTATCAACTATTGTTGAACGCTGACCAATTGGGATTCGTCACGTTTATTACTAATAGTCTAACTACCATTATCAACACGCTGATCGTAGTGATATTAATTCGATTCAATCAATCAATACAAATTGTGAAGTTAGTATCAGCACTGATTTTTCTTAGTCGTCCTGTGGTTTATCAGCTAGTGGTACATTGGCGATACCATCCTGATCTTTCAATACAGCTTTTCTCCGAGCCAATCAAACAAAAGTGGAACGGTATTGCACAGCATGTTGCATCTGTAGTACTGAATAGTACTGATATGATTGTCTTAACCCTATTCAGCTCCTTTAGTACTGTTTCTGTGTATTCTGTTCATTATATGGTGGTAAATAGCATTAGAAAGATAATTCTTTCTCTTACTTCAGGAGTGGGCGCTCTCTTTGGAAGCATGTTATCAAACAGAGAAATGGAAAAGCTTGGGCAAGTATATGACAAATTTGAATGGATGATGCATACATTTGTAGTATTGGTGTTTACTATTACTGGGATTCTCATTACGCCGTTCATTTCTGTGTATACTGCCGATATTACTGATGCAACGTACATTTACCCTTTATTCGCTGTATTACTAACCATGGCTCAAGCGCTGTATTGTTTGCGATTACCTTATAATCAATTGGTCCTAGCTGCTGGACATTTTAAAGAGACGCAACGAAGTGCAATAATAGAGGCTTCTTTGAATATCATTATTTCCATCGTGCTTGTTCGGAGGTTTGGATTAATTGGGGTAGCTATTGGTACGCTCATAGCTATGGCGTATAGAACACTCTATTTGGTCTGGTATCTTTCACGAAATATAATTGAAAGATCATTAAGACACTTTTTATTGCATTGTATGGTTGACGGATTATCTTTGGCATTAATGGTTGCTCTTGCCCAAGGTATTTCATTACCCAATCTTACCTATTTTGATTGGATAGTCATGGCTCTAAAAGTCTCTATGCTTTGTTTTGGAGTTTCTCTGATAATCAATTTCATTTTTTATCCCAAGATGGTTCTCTCAATAAAACATGGAATACGTCGTTGA
- a CDS encoding CDP-glycerol glycerophosphotransferase family protein: protein MILCYIDPGTGSMLFSIVIGLVTMLYFLGKALWIKLKFVFTGGKATNSKNYYPLVIYSEGKRYYAVFRPILVALEKKGIPTMFFTSSEDDPVFNDSYMHITTEYIGEGNKAFTRLNFLEADVCLMTTPGLDVYQLKRSRGVKHYSHVLHAVDDATSYRLFGLDYFDSVLLSGEYQKEHIRLLEQKRGIKEKELVVVGCPYLDVLQEKVFTLPENGSDGFTVLVAPSWGKSGILSRYGSSLLDRLVETGFQIIVRPHPQSKQSEKDVLDELTNRYAENKNLSWDYSTENLHALSSSDIMISDFSGVIFDYTFLFDRPFLYVTGEYDSMPYDSYDIDEQPWKFRILPKIGRELKKEEFPRIKEVLLEAVNNRELQVNRKVAKQTAWQYQGESGERIATYLASLLLVKDSDSEEMA, encoded by the coding sequence ATGATACTTTGCTATATAGACCCAGGTACAGGAAGCATGCTTTTCTCCATTGTTATCGGTTTGGTAACCATGCTCTATTTCTTGGGTAAGGCACTGTGGATTAAACTTAAATTTGTATTTACTGGAGGGAAAGCCACAAATTCAAAGAACTACTATCCCTTGGTAATCTATTCAGAAGGAAAGCGCTACTATGCTGTTTTTAGACCTATCCTTGTCGCACTGGAGAAAAAAGGTATACCTACAATGTTCTTTACCTCCTCAGAAGATGATCCAGTCTTCAATGATAGCTATATGCATATAACTACAGAATACATTGGAGAAGGGAATAAGGCTTTCACCCGATTGAATTTTCTGGAAGCAGATGTATGTCTCATGACTACTCCCGGGCTTGATGTGTATCAGCTCAAACGATCTAGGGGAGTAAAGCATTACTCACATGTGCTCCATGCTGTTGATGATGCAACCAGTTATCGTCTATTTGGATTGGACTACTTTGATTCAGTCCTGCTTTCAGGAGAATACCAAAAAGAACATATTCGTCTACTTGAACAGAAGAGGGGAATCAAGGAGAAGGAGCTTGTGGTAGTGGGATGTCCATATCTGGATGTCTTACAAGAGAAAGTATTTACTTTACCGGAGAATGGTAGTGATGGATTTACTGTCCTTGTGGCTCCATCTTGGGGGAAAAGCGGTATTCTAAGTCGATATGGATCTTCTCTTCTCGACCGATTGGTCGAAACAGGATTTCAGATCATCGTTAGGCCACATCCGCAGTCAAAGCAATCAGAGAAGGATGTGCTCGACGAATTGACGAATCGGTACGCTGAGAATAAGAACCTTTCTTGGGATTACAGCACTGAGAATTTGCATGCACTCTCAAGCTCTGATATCATGATTAGTGATTTTTCCGGAGTAATCTTTGACTATACCTTTTTGTTTGACCGACCATTCCTCTATGTGACAGGCGAATATGACTCAATGCCGTATGATTCCTATGATATAGATGAACAACCTTGGAAGTTCAGAATTCTTCCCAAAATCGGAAGGGAACTAAAGAAGGAAGAATTTCCCAGAATCAAGGAAGTATTGCTGGAAGCTGTAAACAATCGAGAACTTCAAGTTAATCGAAAAGTAGCCAAACAGACTGCATGGCAGTATCAGGGAGAGAGTGGAGAACGAATAGCAACCTACCTTGCAAGCTTGTTGCTTGTGAAGGACTCTGATAGTGAGGAGATGGCATAA
- a CDS encoding ATP-grasp fold amidoligase family protein codes for MSIIKKIIKGLRKPVLFGEFFLGKSISRILPDKLFLSWIYRVKIGKRLSLDNPVTYNEKLQWLKLYDHNPKYVDLVDKFAVREYVSDTIGEQYLVPLLGVYNTVMEIDFSALPDQFVMKPTHTSGDVLLCTDKSSLSTSATRDLAATWMRKQYYWGLREWPYKHIRPRIICEEMIKTVDGKPPKDYKIFCFNGEPKFAFVASDRGSETKFDFFDSEWNRQSLRQHYPNSDYMLEKPAQWEEMLYLARKLAKDIPHVRVDFYVDTSGAIFFGELTFFHFSGLEPFEPESYDYDLGSWIDLISIKK; via the coding sequence ATGAGTATCATTAAAAAAATAATAAAAGGTTTAAGGAAGCCTGTTCTTTTTGGAGAATTCTTTTTAGGAAAATCTATTTCACGTATCCTTCCCGATAAGTTATTTCTTTCGTGGATCTATAGGGTTAAGATTGGGAAACGCTTGTCTTTAGATAATCCTGTAACATATAACGAGAAATTACAGTGGCTGAAGCTATACGATCACAATCCAAAGTATGTAGATCTTGTGGATAAGTTTGCTGTGCGAGAATATGTGAGCGATACCATTGGAGAACAATATTTAGTCCCACTTCTTGGGGTTTACAATACTGTCATGGAGATTGATTTCTCAGCTCTACCAGATCAATTTGTTATGAAACCAACTCACACTTCAGGCGATGTATTGCTTTGTACTGATAAATCATCATTATCTACTTCAGCGACAAGAGACTTAGCTGCAACATGGATGAGGAAGCAATACTACTGGGGGTTACGTGAGTGGCCTTACAAGCATATTCGTCCAAGAATCATTTGTGAGGAAATGATTAAAACTGTTGATGGGAAACCTCCAAAGGATTATAAGATTTTTTGTTTTAATGGTGAACCGAAATTTGCTTTTGTCGCTTCAGATAGGGGTAGCGAGACAAAGTTTGATTTCTTTGATAGTGAGTGGAATCGTCAATCGCTACGCCAACATTATCCAAATAGCGATTACATGCTCGAGAAACCTGCTCAATGGGAAGAGATGCTCTACTTAGCAAGGAAATTGGCAAAAGACATTCCTCATGTGAGGGTAGATTTCTATGTAGACACAAGTGGAGCGATATTCTTTGGTGAGCTCACATTTTTCCATTTCTCTGGCCTTGAACCATTCGAGCCTGAATCTTATGACTATGATCTAGGTAGTTGGATTGATCTGATCTCAATTAAAAAATGA
- the yidC gene encoding membrane protein insertase YidC: MQPIELLIELLFVFFYKAFDNYGFAIAGISLFVGFLTLPLYRVADQLQRKERDMRVAMQPGIQRIKTAFKGDEQYMILSTFYRQNHYHPAYALRSSVSLLIQVPFFIAAYHFLSHLPQLQGESFLFIQDLGRPDGLLSIGSFSINVLPILMTVVNVAAGIIYTKGFPLRDKLQLYGMAGLFLVLLYNSPAGLVFYWTLNNVFSLIKNIFYKLKQPLKVLYILAVIGAVGMVSAILLIKSDFPLIKRLVLLFGVVIIIALPLLIKAVQLFQARYLARFMENKKQVALLFILSMVMMWLISSFVIPANLIATSPIEFSFTGVVQNPLFYVYQTALLFFGFFVIWPIFIYGMASKEMRSLFAFLALVFSLSAVVNVFVFPGAYGNVSKVLLFDEPALLRASTLQTIIPLLVTLAIFIVITLLFRGIRLRILTSLLTITVLASAANGIYTMINIQKAYAIHAKNVEGNSLTEIQSDRMKPVIQLNKEGKNVVVLFLDRAISSYLPIIFNQFPELEEQYTGFTFYPNTVSPGKVTLTGSPPIMGGYEYLPSAINLREDEKLVDKHNEASLVLPLLFSETGYDVSVFDPPLANYQWESDFSAFKTFPDVHVSSLKGRYSSQYKMEHPEIDLWGPEYESNLITRRMPMFSLLRIAYPILRQLFYYEGTYFLMDENTQNTNSFIDSYSVLHYLPRLTSTVTEKNSFIFMVNDTTHEPIFLQAPEYEPVVDVTDIRNPLQEDEFYDEKAQIHYHANVAALRKIGIWLDYLREEAVFNNTRIIIVSDHGNTVATPAFRDFTENGLLLASYNALLMVKDFESTKPMQTDNSFMTTADVPILALDQIREPAINPFTGKDVFEVVDKSLIECYYSSHDPQNNRGNKFDYNAQYSFSIHDSIFEESNWTPLGQE, translated from the coding sequence GTGCAACCAATTGAGTTGTTAATTGAATTACTTTTTGTATTCTTTTATAAAGCTTTTGATAATTATGGTTTTGCAATTGCTGGAATTAGCTTGTTTGTAGGCTTCTTAACACTTCCTCTGTATCGCGTAGCTGACCAGTTACAAAGAAAAGAACGCGATATGCGTGTTGCAATGCAACCAGGAATACAGCGAATTAAGACTGCGTTCAAAGGTGATGAGCAGTACATGATTCTCTCTACGTTCTACCGCCAAAATCATTATCATCCAGCATACGCCTTGCGTAGTTCAGTAAGTCTCCTGATCCAGGTCCCTTTCTTTATTGCAGCATATCATTTTCTTTCTCATCTACCACAGCTGCAAGGAGAATCGTTCCTATTCATCCAAGACTTAGGAAGACCAGACGGATTGCTCTCAATTGGTTCCTTCTCCATTAATGTGTTACCCATTCTTATGACAGTGGTCAATGTTGCTGCTGGTATCATCTACACAAAAGGCTTTCCTCTTCGTGACAAGCTTCAGTTATATGGAATGGCAGGGCTCTTCTTGGTTCTACTTTACAATTCTCCAGCTGGTTTAGTCTTCTACTGGACACTGAACAATGTATTCTCATTGATCAAGAATATTTTTTATAAGTTAAAGCAACCTTTAAAAGTTTTGTATATTCTTGCCGTTATAGGCGCTGTGGGAATGGTCAGTGCAATTCTTTTAATTAAGTCGGACTTCCCGCTGATAAAGCGTCTAGTATTACTATTTGGGGTCGTGATTATTATTGCACTGCCTCTCCTTATAAAGGCTGTGCAGCTTTTCCAGGCTCGGTATCTTGCAAGGTTTATGGAGAACAAAAAGCAAGTTGCTCTTTTATTCATTCTCTCTATGGTAATGATGTGGTTGATTTCCTCATTCGTGATTCCTGCGAATCTTATTGCAACTTCTCCTATAGAATTTTCATTTACTGGTGTTGTTCAGAATCCTCTATTCTATGTCTATCAAACTGCTTTGTTGTTTTTTGGCTTTTTTGTTATCTGGCCCATTTTTATATATGGTATGGCTTCTAAAGAAATGAGGAGTTTGTTTGCTTTTCTTGCGCTGGTATTTTCTTTATCAGCGGTAGTTAACGTATTTGTTTTCCCAGGAGCATATGGAAATGTAAGTAAGGTTTTGCTTTTTGATGAGCCAGCTCTTTTACGAGCTTCTACGTTACAAACCATTATTCCCCTCCTTGTTACATTGGCTATTTTCATTGTCATTACCTTATTGTTTAGGGGTATTAGGTTACGAATACTTACCAGCTTGCTAACAATCACAGTACTCGCTTCGGCCGCAAATGGGATATATACAATGATAAATATCCAAAAAGCGTATGCGATTCATGCAAAGAACGTAGAAGGAAATTCTCTTACTGAGATTCAAAGTGACCGGATGAAACCAGTCATTCAGCTTAACAAAGAAGGTAAGAATGTGGTAGTTCTCTTCTTGGATCGGGCAATCAGTTCGTATCTGCCAATTATTTTCAACCAGTTTCCTGAACTCGAAGAACAATATACGGGATTTACGTTTTATCCAAACACAGTATCTCCAGGTAAAGTAACCCTCACGGGATCTCCTCCAATCATGGGTGGATATGAATATTTACCATCTGCTATCAATCTTCGAGAGGATGAGAAGCTGGTCGATAAGCATAATGAAGCATCATTAGTTCTTCCTTTGCTTTTTTCTGAAACTGGATATGATGTATCAGTTTTTGATCCACCTTTGGCTAATTACCAATGGGAGAGTGATTTTTCAGCCTTTAAAACATTTCCAGATGTACATGTAAGTAGTTTGAAAGGAAGATATTCATCACAATATAAAATGGAACATCCTGAGATTGATCTCTGGGGCCCCGAATATGAGAGTAATCTTATAACAAGACGAATGCCCATGTTCTCGTTGCTCCGTATTGCTTATCCTATATTGAGACAGTTGTTCTACTACGAGGGGACATACTTCCTCATGGATGAGAATACACAGAACACTAATAGTTTTATTGATTCATACTCTGTACTTCATTATTTACCAAGACTTACCTCAACTGTAACAGAGAAGAATTCATTCATCTTTATGGTTAATGATACAACGCATGAACCAATTTTCTTACAGGCCCCTGAATATGAACCAGTTGTAGATGTAACAGATATCAGGAATCCTCTTCAAGAAGATGAATTTTATGATGAAAAGGCACAAATCCACTACCATGCAAATGTAGCGGCTCTAAGAAAAATTGGCATATGGCTCGATTATCTTAGAGAGGAAGCGGTTTTTAACAATACAAGGATTATTATTGTTTCTGATCATGGGAATACGGTAGCGACACCGGCTTTTAGAGATTTCACAGAAAATGGATTATTATTGGCATCCTATAACGCATTACTGATGGTAAAGGATTTCGAAAGTACAAAACCGATGCAAACAGATAATTCCTTTATGACTACAGCGGATGTACCGATTCTAGCGCTTGACCAGATAAGAGAACCGGCTATAAATCCTTTCACAGGCAAAGATGTATTTGAAGTTGTCGATAAGAGTTTAATCGAGTGTTATTACTCATCCCACGATCCTCAAAATAATCGTGGAAATAAATTCGACTATAATGCTCAATATAGTTTTTCCATCCATGATTCTATCTTTGAAGAATCGAACTGGACCCCATTAGGACAGGAGTAA
- the gnpA gene encoding 1,3-beta-galactosyl-N-acetylhexosamine phosphorylase, with amino-acid sequence MEVAKKSHGSFTMPGEAGYEELSLSLAEKWGADVIRDCDGTKLSPRLLEAGMDVYSTICIIREHNEFATAHPQFQQQTFLESERVVSTSKTVKIPLLSRYFSKQFEVNESSVPYWQVLDRTTGEEILASSWRYNTTTKSVTIEGCIPFHQYSVNFLAFRIWEEINMYNHVTNNWKSEPLRQLDPRYPEVQSYLRSYLVRWCEEHPETDVMRFTSLFYNFVWIWGSDERNRNLFTDWASYDFTVSPLALDQFEAQYGYRLTGEDFINNGNRNPSHITWNKRMMDYLWFTNAFVCSYAKELVDIVHHYGKKAYVFYDDSWVGMEPQSEAFQTIGFDGIIKCVFSGFEVRLCNAVPGGLTHELRLHPYLFPVGLGGAPTFKEGGNPALDAQKYWVNVRRAMLRAPIDRIGLGGYLHLTEGFPDFVETIADIADQFRKIKELHQISEVYITSLKIGILSSWGKLRTWTCGGHYHEHPDLDLINILESLSGLPYTVDFLSFDEVKKETLDSLDIIINAGFEGSSWSGGENWDNAEVVRSLTQWVYEGGTFLGVNAPSAINHSFRMAHVLGVDSDDGRRLCHGQWEVDVAQDSKSQLKIQPKQGLYLIDGDTSVQQSQDGLPTYTERTFGQGKGIYLSEYRYSPENTFALRSILEQGMKTEALFTTDNPNIDCAYFPKAKTLVLVNGGEKEQKVCVNTFDGQLLETIEGFDVKFISVNRLEI; translated from the coding sequence ATGGAAGTAGCGAAGAAATCCCATGGGTCATTTACCATGCCAGGTGAAGCTGGCTATGAAGAACTTTCTCTCTCTCTAGCAGAGAAGTGGGGAGCTGATGTCATTCGCGATTGCGATGGGACCAAGCTCTCTCCACGATTGCTGGAGGCGGGTATGGATGTATATTCCACCATCTGCATCATCCGTGAACACAACGAGTTTGCCACAGCCCATCCACAGTTCCAGCAGCAAACCTTTCTGGAGAGTGAGCGGGTAGTAAGTACCTCCAAAACAGTGAAGATTCCACTGCTTTCACGATACTTCTCAAAGCAGTTTGAAGTTAATGAATCATCGGTACCGTATTGGCAGGTACTTGACCGAACAACTGGAGAAGAGATCCTTGCTTCATCATGGCGGTATAATACTACAACCAAATCAGTCACCATCGAGGGTTGCATACCCTTTCACCAATACAGTGTGAACTTCCTTGCTTTCCGCATCTGGGAAGAGATAAACATGTACAATCACGTAACCAACAATTGGAAAAGCGAACCACTTAGGCAGTTGGACCCCCGGTACCCTGAGGTCCAAAGCTATTTGCGTTCCTATTTGGTTCGCTGGTGCGAGGAGCACCCAGAGACAGATGTCATGCGGTTTACCTCCCTCTTCTACAACTTTGTATGGATATGGGGAAGTGATGAGCGAAACCGGAATCTCTTTACCGACTGGGCTTCCTATGACTTCACGGTCAGTCCGCTTGCTTTGGACCAGTTTGAAGCACAGTATGGATATCGCCTCACCGGTGAGGATTTCATAAACAATGGGAATCGCAATCCTTCCCATATTACCTGGAATAAAAGGATGATGGATTACCTCTGGTTCACCAATGCCTTTGTCTGTTCGTATGCCAAAGAGCTGGTTGATATTGTGCACCACTACGGTAAGAAAGCCTATGTGTTCTACGATGATAGCTGGGTTGGAATGGAACCACAGTCAGAGGCCTTCCAGACAATCGGGTTCGATGGAATCATAAAGTGTGTTTTCTCTGGATTCGAGGTTCGTCTCTGTAATGCTGTTCCAGGAGGGCTTACTCATGAGTTGAGGTTGCATCCTTATCTCTTCCCTGTGGGACTCGGAGGAGCACCTACATTCAAGGAGGGAGGCAATCCAGCGCTCGATGCACAGAAGTACTGGGTGAACGTCAGAAGAGCGATGCTTAGGGCTCCCATCGACCGAATTGGCTTAGGTGGTTATTTGCACCTGACTGAAGGCTTTCCTGATTTTGTTGAAACCATAGCGGACATAGCTGATCAGTTCAGGAAGATCAAGGAGCTACATCAGATATCAGAGGTATACATTACTTCATTGAAGATTGGCATTCTCAGTAGTTGGGGAAAGCTCAGAACCTGGACGTGCGGTGGGCACTACCATGAACACCCAGATCTGGATTTGATTAACATACTGGAAAGCCTCTCTGGTCTTCCCTATACCGTTGATTTCTTAAGTTTTGATGAAGTAAAAAAGGAAACCCTTGATTCCCTTGATATCATAATCAATGCAGGTTTCGAAGGGAGTAGCTGGAGTGGGGGAGAGAACTGGGATAATGCTGAGGTAGTTAGGTCGCTTACCCAGTGGGTCTATGAGGGGGGAACCTTTTTAGGTGTAAATGCACCCTCTGCAATTAATCATTCATTTAGAATGGCGCATGTGCTCGGTGTTGATAGTGATGATGGAAGGCGATTATGTCATGGACAGTGGGAAGTGGATGTTGCACAAGATTCCAAGTCACAATTAAAAATCCAACCCAAGCAAGGGCTTTACCTGATTGATGGTGACACCTCTGTGCAGCAATCACAGGATGGATTACCAACATACACAGAACGAACTTTCGGGCAGGGTAAGGGTATCTATCTTTCAGAGTATAGATATTCTCCTGAGAATACCTTTGCACTACGTTCAATCCTTGAACAAGGAATGAAAACAGAAGCTCTCTTTACCACTGATAATCCCAACATAGATTGCGCATACTTTCCGAAAGCAAAGACGCTTGTACTGGTGAATGGAGGTGAAAAGGAGCAGAAGGTATGTGTAAATACCTTCGATGGACAACTTCTTGAAACAATAGAAGGATTTGACGTGAAATTCATATCCGTAAATAGGCTGGAAATTTGA
- a CDS encoding aminotransferase class I/II-fold pyridoxal phosphate-dependent enzyme: protein MQAIILAAGMGKRLKELTKNNTKCMVSVNDETLIERVLRQLDALHLDRIILVVGYKGEMLTQYVHALHIKTPVVFVTNSVFDKTNNIYSLYLAKEYLSEDDTLLLESDLIIEVGVLEKMLQHQEPNLVLVAKYESWMDGTVVTLDDKQRITGFLDKKQFRFCDTSTYYKTVNIYRFSKEFSNSHYIPFLEAYSKALGNNEYYEQVLKVIALLDEPKIKAMVLDKERWYEIDDIQDLDIAQCLFEPDAKRRFEKINSRYGGFWRFPNLLDFCYLVNPYFPPAKLVDEMKVSFDILLRQYPSGQNVNNLLAANYYGLHPENVLVGNGAAELIKALIEKTKGRIGMLSPSFDEYRNRAKEDQLSIFPITSQDFSYTAKDIIKFYEHTELEMLLLINPDNPSGNYIPVTDVLAMIEWAEKRNILVVVDESFSDFADVSEPTSLLDQEILDTHRNLIVIKSISKSFGVPGIRLGIWATSNTDVLSIIARELSIWNINSFGEFFLQIWNKYRRDYEIALDAIKTERNRFEQALQQIKFLEVFHSEANYIMCEVKAPLQSYNLAVDLLEKYGILIKDLSKKKGIAPKQCIRLAVRNREDNDRLLTALQSF, encoded by the coding sequence ATGCAGGCAATTATATTAGCAGCTGGGATGGGAAAGCGACTCAAAGAACTCACAAAGAACAATACCAAATGTATGGTTTCTGTAAACGATGAAACGCTCATCGAACGTGTCCTACGTCAATTGGATGCTTTGCATCTTGATCGAATTATCCTTGTTGTTGGATATAAGGGAGAGATGCTCACCCAGTATGTGCACGCCCTACACATAAAGACTCCGGTTGTATTTGTTACCAACAGCGTTTTTGACAAGACTAACAATATCTACTCTCTGTATTTGGCAAAGGAGTATCTTTCAGAAGATGATACCTTGTTGCTTGAATCTGACCTTATTATTGAAGTTGGTGTGCTTGAAAAAATGCTCCAGCATCAGGAACCAAACCTTGTACTTGTTGCAAAGTATGAAAGTTGGATGGATGGAACTGTCGTAACCTTGGATGATAAGCAACGAATTACCGGTTTCTTGGATAAGAAACAGTTTCGTTTTTGTGATACCAGCACCTATTACAAGACGGTGAATATTTACCGGTTCAGCAAAGAGTTCTCCAATTCTCACTATATTCCCTTCTTGGAGGCATACAGCAAAGCGCTCGGCAATAATGAATATTATGAACAGGTCCTTAAGGTAATTGCCCTTTTGGATGAACCAAAGATCAAGGCAATGGTTCTTGATAAAGAACGCTGGTATGAGATTGATGATATCCAGGATTTGGACATTGCTCAGTGCTTGTTTGAGCCGGATGCAAAGAGGCGATTTGAGAAAATAAATTCCCGCTATGGTGGGTTTTGGAGATTCCCCAATTTATTGGACTTCTGTTATTTGGTAAATCCTTACTTTCCTCCAGCAAAATTGGTTGATGAGATGAAGGTGAGTTTTGATATCCTTTTACGCCAATACCCAAGCGGGCAAAACGTAAATAATTTACTTGCAGCAAACTATTATGGGTTACATCCTGAAAATGTACTTGTTGGAAATGGAGCTGCTGAACTGATCAAGGCCTTGATTGAGAAAACAAAAGGGCGAATAGGAATGTTGAGCCCTTCCTTCGATGAATATCGTAATCGAGCAAAGGAAGATCAACTCTCCATATTCCCCATTACTTCTCAAGATTTTTCTTATACTGCTAAAGATATTATCAAATTCTATGAGCATACAGAGCTAGAAATGCTTCTGTTGATAAATCCTGATAATCCATCAGGGAACTACATTCCTGTAACTGATGTACTTGCAATGATAGAGTGGGCAGAAAAGCGGAACATCCTTGTGGTCGTTGATGAATCGTTCAGCGATTTTGCTGATGTTTCAGAGCCTACGTCCCTGTTGGACCAAGAGATACTAGATACCCATCGGAATCTTATTGTTATCAAGAGTATTTCTAAATCATTTGGGGTTCCTGGTATTAGGTTAGGTATTTGGGCTACTAGCAATACGGACGTACTAAGCATTATTGCTCGTGAGCTTTCCATTTGGAACATCAACTCATTTGGGGAATTCTTTTTGCAGATTTGGAATAAATACCGTAGAGACTATGAGATTGCACTTGATGCTATAAAAACCGAACGCAATCGTTTTGAACAAGCATTGCAACAGATCAAGTTCCTCGAAGTTTTTCACTCAGAAGCAAATTATATCATGTGCGAAGTAAAAGCCCCATTGCAATCGTATAACCTGGCAGTTGATCTATTGGAGAAATATGGCATATTGATAAAGGATCTTTCAAAGAAGAAGGGTATTGCTCCAAAACAATGTATACGTCTAGCAGTAAGAAATAGAGAGGACAACGATAGATTGCTTACTGCGTTGCAATCGTTTTAA